The genomic stretch TCAGCATTATACTTTTCAGGTTTGACTGCAACCAGTATTCTGGCTGGTATCGCGACGGCACCATTCGGGATATTTCATTTCAATCGCTATGCTGCATACGGCCTTGCCGGGAACCTGCTGGCAATGCCGGTAATGGCAGTGCTTATCATGCCGGTAGCAATCTTCGCAATTTTGCTGATTCCAACGGGACTGGACTGGATCCTGTGGAGAATTATGGCTTTCGGTGTTCAGACAGTCCTTGGCGTTGCTGCATTTGTTTCGGCTATACCGGGGGCTGTGACAAATGTTGCACAAATCAGCACTTACTCTTTCAGCATGATGATCATTGGGGGGCTGATATTATGCCTGTTTCAGTCGCCGCTCAGAATGGCTGGAGGGGGTATTATTGCAGCTGGCTGCTTCTTGATGATCTGGCCGTGGCGGAGCGATATGCTTATCAGCCGGGATGGCGGCAATATGGCGATAAGGTTACACCATGGCGGCGCGGAAGACCTGGTCCCGCTAAGCATTTCCAGGGAGAAATTTGTAAAGCCCCATTGTTATGGGCCATTTCTTGTTAGAGTCTCAGGCACAGTTGAAGTGCTCCCCGATGTTGGACCACCTGGCCGGAGGATTTTCCGGTTTGATGATCATGGCGGTGATTGGTCCGCCATTCGATTTACCAGTTCGACAGGCGAGATATTGCCAATCGCACTGTGGGGTCGAAACTCATTATAGTCTCTACGCCAGTTCTCCAGTTTTTCCCGCGCATCGTCAAGGTTCATAAACCAGTGCGTGTTCAGACATTCCGCCCGGAACTTGCCGTTGAAACTTTCAATGAAGGCATTATCCGTCGGCTTGCCCGGCCGTGAGAAGTCCAGTGTGACGTTTTTTGTGTATGCCCACAGATCAAGATCTCGAGAGATAAACTCAGGACCGTTGTCCGCCCTAATAGACTTTGGATAGCCGAACACCCGGCAAGCCTGCTCCAGTGTTCTGACGACATCTTCTCCTTTGTAGCTGAACCTTGCATCAATCACTGGAGAGAACCGGGAGAATGTATCCACTACAGTCAATACTCTCAGCTTACGTCCTGTCACCAGTTGATCATGAACGAAGTCCATGGCCCATGTTTCATTGACGGCTGTCGCCTCCTTTCTGTCATCGCGCAGCTTTGCCTTTACCCGGCGTTTGGGCGTCTTGTTCCTCAGCTGCAGCCCCATTTCATGATAGAGTCGATAAACGCGTTTCGCGTTTATCGCCCATCCTTCTCTTTTCAGAAGAACATGGATGCGCCGATAGCCATATCTGACCCGGGTTTCAGCAATCTCTTTGATACGTTTCTTCAGATCGGCCTGACCGTCTCGCCGGGTTTTGTACTGTTGTGTCGATCGCGGCGCCTGCAGGACACGGCAGGCACGCCGTTCACTGACTTTCCAGACAGCAATCAGATCATTCACAAGATCCCGGCGGCGAGCAGGCCTTAGAGCTTTCGCTTGATAACGTCCTGCAGCATGGCTTTGTCGAGAGACAGGTCAGCCACAAGCTTCTTCAGATTGTTGTTCTCTTCTTCCAGCTGTTTTAACCGCTTCATCTCGGATGGCATCAGCCCAGCATACTTTTTCCGCCAGTTATAGAAGGTGGCATCCGAGATGCCTGCCTTTCGGCAAACCTCCTTTACTGGCGTTCCTTCATCTGCCTGCTTCAAAATAAATGCTATCTGTGCGTCGGTGAACTTCGTTCGTTTCATGGAATTCTCCTCGTCCCGTAAAGGGACCCTAAATTAGAAAATTCCAGCCATAAATGGTCCAGTTTTTGGGAAGCACGTCAACAGGTGGACGCATATTGAGTGCCTGATGAGGCCGGATATGATTGTACTGTCTGAGCCACCTGGTGATGACTGTTCTTGCTTGATCTATTGTATGGAACCATTCAGCATTCAGAACTTCTCTGCGTAGTGTCCCATTGAAACGTTCATTATAACCGTTCTCCCAGGGACTGCCGGGATAAATGCGTATCGGCTTGATGCCAACCTTGCTCAGCCATTTCTGGAACGCTTCCGCTTTAAACTCTGGGCCATTATCTGACCGAATATAGTCAGGCTTACCTCTCGCCAAGAACAATGGGTACAGCGCCTCCAGCACCTCTACATTGCCCATCCGAGGCTTCACGGTCACGCAGAGAGCCTCTCTGGTGTATTCATCCAGCACAGTCAGCATCTTGTACTGGGTACCATTGCTGAGCTTGTCATGTACGAAGTCAATCGCCCAGACATGGTTTGGATACTTCGGACGCAGCCTGATAATCGAGCTGTCTTTATGATAGAGGCGTTTGCGTCTCTTGTGACGTTTGGGGAGTTGCAGTCCTTCTTCTCTCCACAGGCGCTCGACCTTCTTGTGATTGACTTTCCAGCCTTCAACCTGCAGCAGCTCAGTGATCTTGCGGTAGCCGTACCGACCATACTGCTTGGCCAACCTGATTAATGCCAGCCGCAGGCTGTCATCATCTTTGGGAACTGCTCGATAGTGATAGGTCGATCTGGCAAGGCCAATCGTTCTGCATGTATGCCGTTCAGACGATCCAAACTTCTTGCGCACATGAATGACGGCCTGACGTAGATTGGCAATCGTCAGACCTTGGGCTTTAAATAATCGAGACTTTCTTTGAGGATGAGTTTGTCTAACTCAAGCTCTGCGACAATCTTCTTCAGCCGGCCGTTCTCTTTCTCCAGCCCTTTCAGTTCCTGAAGCTGTGACTTACCCATGCCGCCATAGCGTTTGCGCCAGTTGTAATATGTCGCATCGCTGATACCTGCTGATCGACACGCCGTCTGCACGTCGCTTCCTGATGCCAGGCTCAGCTCAATCTGGCGCAACAGGTTCAATATGTCCTCGTCTGAAAATCTCTTCCTTGCCATCTCAATACCTCCACATTCTCATAGAATAATACGATTTAAGTGGCACAGTTATAGGGGGCTAAGACAAATTCACAGTGCAGAATTGGCGGCGTGCCAACGGGCAGG from Parvularcula sp. IMCC14364 encodes the following:
- a CDS encoding IS3 family transposase (programmed frameshift), encoding MKRTKFTDAQIAFILKQADEGTPVKEVCRKAGISDATFYNWRKKYAGLMPSEMKRLKQLEEENNNLKKLVADLSLDKAMLQDVIKRKPLRPARRRDLVNDLIAVWKVSERRACRVLQAPRSTQQYKTRRDGQADLKKRIKEIAETRVRYGYRRIHVLLKREGWAINAKRVYRLYHEMGLQLRNKTPKRRVKAKLRDDRKEATAVNETWAMDFVHDQLVTGRKLRVLTVVDTFSRFSPVIDARFSYKGEDVVRTLEQACRVFGYPKSIRADNGPEFISRDLDLWAYTKNVTLDFSRPGKPTDNAFIESFNGKFRAECLNTHWFMNLDDAREKLENWRRDYNEFRPHSAIGNISPVELVNRMADQSPP